A window of Vescimonas fastidiosa contains these coding sequences:
- a CDS encoding transporter substrate-binding domain-containing protein translates to MKRILALVLCTLMTVALLAGCGSKKNDDTNNDKTWVVATDTTFRPFEYTDKDGNFVGIDVDIMAAVAADQGFKYELKSLGWDAAIAACKSKQANAMIAGASIKQDRIDSGWIFSDGYYTATQCMTVRTDSDIKGFGDLSGKAVAVKTGTMGATYAESLKDQYGFTLSYYEDSPTMYQAVIGGQAVACFEDTPIMITTIKENGYDLKVVEGSENDGADYGVAVFDEENRAFLDLFNKGLANIKANGTYDKIIAKYLG, encoded by the coding sequence ATGAAAAGAATTCTTGCACTTGTGCTTTGCACACTGATGACCGTCGCCTTACTGGCCGGATGCGGCTCTAAGAAAAACGACGATACCAACAACGACAAGACCTGGGTCGTGGCTACCGACACCACCTTCCGCCCCTTTGAGTACACCGACAAGGACGGCAACTTCGTGGGCATTGATGTGGACATCATGGCCGCTGTGGCCGCCGACCAGGGCTTTAAGTATGAGCTGAAGAGCCTGGGCTGGGATGCCGCCATCGCCGCCTGCAAGTCTAAGCAGGCCAACGCCATGATCGCCGGCGCCTCCATTAAGCAGGACCGCATCGACAGCGGCTGGATCTTCTCTGACGGCTACTACACCGCCACCCAGTGCATGACCGTGCGCACCGACAGCGACATCAAGGGCTTCGGCGACCTCAGCGGCAAGGCTGTGGCCGTGAAAACCGGCACCATGGGCGCTACCTACGCCGAGAGCCTGAAGGATCAGTACGGCTTCACCCTGAGCTACTATGAGGACTCTCCCACCATGTACCAGGCCGTCATCGGCGGCCAGGCTGTGGCCTGCTTCGAGGACACCCCCATCATGATCACCACCATTAAGGAGAACGGCTACGACCTGAAGGTGGTGGAGGGCAGCGAGAACGACGGCGCCGACTACGGCGTGGCCGTCTTCGACGAGGAGAACCGGGCGTTTTTGGACCTGTTCAACAAGGGCCTGGCCAACATCAAGGCCAACGGCACCTATGACAAGATCATTGCCAAGTATCTGGGCTGA
- a CDS encoding amino acid ABC transporter permease: MTHLIADYGNILLKAMGQTLLLALYGLFFACIIGVIFGILSVLKSKVCNGIAFVFVYLIRGVPMIVLAYFVYFGVPFFVNNYTSGSLLLSALQAGTICLALNCGAYMSEIIRAGIQSVDVGQMEAARSLGLPYWRAMHRVVMPQAIKTMIPSIINQFIITLKDTSILSIIGFPELINAAKNVNAVEGKVFEIWAIVGVMYLIVISILSIIAKRLERRLNAGRERG; encoded by the coding sequence ATGACACATCTAATTGCTGATTACGGCAACATACTGCTCAAAGCAATGGGCCAAACGCTGCTGCTGGCGCTGTATGGCCTGTTTTTTGCCTGCATCATCGGCGTGATTTTCGGTATACTCAGCGTACTGAAAAGTAAGGTCTGCAACGGTATCGCATTCGTGTTTGTGTATCTGATCCGGGGCGTGCCGATGATTGTGCTGGCCTACTTTGTATACTTCGGTGTGCCGTTCTTTGTGAACAACTACACCTCCGGGAGCCTGCTGCTCAGCGCGCTGCAGGCGGGCACCATCTGCCTGGCGCTGAACTGCGGCGCCTATATGTCCGAAATTATCCGGGCCGGCATCCAGTCGGTGGATGTGGGGCAGATGGAGGCGGCCAGAAGCCTGGGCCTGCCCTACTGGCGGGCCATGCACCGGGTGGTGATGCCCCAGGCCATCAAGACCATGATCCCCAGCATCATCAACCAGTTCATTATCACCCTGAAGGACACCTCTATCCTGTCCATCATCGGGTTCCCGGAGCTTATCAATGCGGCGAAGAATGTAAACGCCGTAGAGGGCAAGGTCTTTGAGATCTGGGCGATTGTGGGCGTGATGTATCTGATCGTTATCAGCATACTGTCCATCATTGCCAAGCGCTTGGAAAGGAGGCTCAATGCAGGCCGTGAACGAGGGTAA
- a CDS encoding amino acid ABC transporter ATP-binding protein, whose translation MQAVNEGNIKIHVEDLKKSFHKLQVLRGISTDIYEGEVVVIIGPSGSGKSTFLRCLNHLEQIDSGKVVVDDVDIFDRKTNINTTREKIGMVFQHFNLFNNMNVLRNLMLAPVDLKKATKEQARAKALEMLERVGLADKAENFPSQLSGGQKQRVAIARALCMEPDVMLFDEPTSALDPEMVGEVLQIMKALAADGMTMVIVTHEIGFAREVADRVLFIDEGCIVEEGTPEEIFNHPKTPRAIDFLNKVL comes from the coding sequence ATGCAGGCCGTGAACGAGGGTAACATTAAGATCCATGTTGAGGATCTGAAAAAGAGCTTCCACAAATTGCAGGTGCTGCGGGGTATCTCCACGGACATCTACGAGGGCGAGGTGGTGGTCATCATTGGCCCGTCGGGCAGCGGCAAGTCCACCTTCTTGCGGTGCCTGAATCACCTGGAGCAGATCGACAGCGGCAAGGTCGTTGTGGACGATGTGGACATTTTTGACCGCAAGACCAACATTAACACCACCCGGGAAAAAATCGGCATGGTGTTTCAGCATTTTAACCTGTTCAACAACATGAATGTGCTGCGCAACCTGATGCTGGCCCCGGTGGACCTGAAAAAAGCCACCAAGGAGCAGGCACGGGCCAAGGCTCTGGAGATGCTGGAGCGGGTGGGTTTGGCCGACAAGGCGGAGAACTTTCCCAGCCAGCTTTCCGGCGGACAGAAGCAGAGGGTGGCCATCGCCCGGGCTCTGTGCATGGAGCCGGATGTGATGCTCTTTGACGAGCCCACCAGTGCACTGGACCCGGAAATGGTAGGCGAGGTGCTGCAGATCATGAAGGCCCTGGCTGCCGACGGCATGACCATGGTGATTGTGACCCACGAGATCGGCTTTGCCCGGGAGGTGGCTGACCGGGTGCTGTTCATTGATGAGGGCTGCATCGTGGAGGAGGGGACGCCGGAGGAGATATTTAACCATCCCAAGACGCCCCGGGCCATTGATTTCCTGAATAAGGTGCTGTGA
- the rpoC gene encoding DNA-directed RNA polymerase subunit beta', with product MSYATFDAIKIGIASPEMIREWSFGEVKKPETINYRTLKPERDGLFCEKIFGPTKDWECHCGKYKKIRFKGKICDRCGVEVTRAKVRRERMGHIELATPVSHIWYFKGIPSRMGLLLDISPRILEKVLYFAAYIVTDPGETPLVRNQILSEKEYRDMREKYENDFDAGMGAEAVKKLLQQVDLESLSQELHTELKTVSGQKKARVVKRLEVVDAFRLSGNKPEWMIIDVLPVIPPELRPMVQLDGGRFATSDLNDLYRRVINRNNRLKRLLELKAPDIIVRNEKRMLQEAVDALIDNGRRGRPVTGANNRALKSLSDMLKGKQGRFRQNLLGKRVDYSGRSVIVVGPELKIYQCGVPKEMAVELFRPFIMKKLVEDGVANNIKSAKKMVDKGVTEVWDALDVIIKDHPVMLNRAPTLHRLGIQAFEPVLVDGRALKLHPLNCTAFNADFDGDQMAIHVPLSAEAQAEARLLMLSANNLLRPQDGGPVTVPTQDMVLGSYYLTIERFENGMSQLENDEFWPENIDFSLAGKSYDELTDEEKSHNPLNIYRNEDEVLMAYNEHIIGIHQPVWVRVEKELDGVKTAHVVRGSAGRIIFNRNIPQNLGFVKRLNEDGTPTDKFFDYEITEICGKKLLGKIVDRTIKQYGFTVAAEVLDNIKATGYKYSTRASITISIADMTVPEKKYQLIAETEQRVVDIEDQYNMGFITDEERYKLVVREWEKTTADVTDALTASLDKYNPIFMMADSGARGSMKQIRQLTGMRGLMANTAGKTIEIPIKANFREGMSVLDYFTSSRGARKGLADTALRTADSGYLTRRMVDVCQDVIIREDDCGVDKGIVVSEIEENGQVIEKFSERLKGRFPVRDILKPGTDEVLISKDHMMTEDDAALLEKFDIHSAEIRTVLTCKAHSGICAKCYGMNLATSKPVAPGEAVGIIAAQSIGEPGTQLTMRTFHTGGVAGGDITQGLPRVEELFEARKPKKMATLSEIAGKVRFEDAAKGSLLNIIVTADDGDTRTYSMPHTGLQVRDGDVIEKGKQLQDGALNPHDVLRIRGASAVHNYLIQEVLKVYRQQGVDINDKHIEVIVRQMMRKVRVEEAGDTNLLSGAMADVLEVELENAKLRDRIAAGEVNAETGEPLKEATYTQLLMGITKASLATDSFLSAASFQETTKVLTEAAIKGKVDHLVGLKENVIIGKLIPAGAGLGAYRHFAEELVPEKEEPAHEVQIISNAVAAAHTED from the coding sequence ATGAGTTACGCAACATTTGATGCTATTAAAATCGGTATCGCTTCTCCGGAAATGATCCGTGAGTGGTCCTTCGGCGAGGTGAAAAAGCCGGAGACCATCAACTACCGCACCCTCAAGCCCGAGCGGGACGGTCTGTTCTGCGAGAAGATCTTCGGGCCCACCAAGGACTGGGAGTGCCACTGCGGCAAGTATAAGAAGATCCGCTTCAAGGGCAAGATCTGCGACCGCTGCGGCGTGGAGGTCACCCGTGCCAAGGTGCGCCGGGAGCGCATGGGCCACATTGAGCTGGCCACCCCCGTCAGCCACATCTGGTACTTCAAGGGCATCCCCTCCCGCATGGGTCTGCTGCTGGACATCAGCCCCCGGATTTTGGAGAAGGTCCTGTATTTTGCCGCCTATATCGTCACCGATCCCGGTGAGACGCCTCTGGTACGCAATCAGATCCTCTCTGAAAAAGAGTACCGGGATATGCGCGAGAAGTATGAGAACGACTTCGATGCCGGCATGGGCGCCGAGGCCGTGAAGAAGCTGCTGCAGCAGGTGGATCTGGAGTCCCTGAGCCAGGAGCTGCACACGGAGCTCAAGACCGTTTCCGGCCAGAAGAAGGCCCGGGTCGTCAAGCGCCTGGAGGTAGTAGACGCCTTCCGTCTCTCCGGCAACAAGCCCGAGTGGATGATTATTGATGTGCTGCCCGTGATCCCCCCGGAGCTGCGCCCCATGGTGCAGCTGGACGGCGGCCGCTTCGCCACCTCCGACCTCAATGATCTCTACCGCCGCGTTATCAACCGCAATAACCGTCTGAAGCGCCTGCTGGAGCTGAAGGCCCCGGATATTATCGTCCGCAATGAAAAGCGTATGCTTCAGGAGGCCGTGGACGCGCTGATCGACAATGGCCGCCGTGGCCGTCCCGTCACCGGCGCCAATAACCGCGCTCTCAAGTCCCTGAGCGATATGCTCAAGGGTAAGCAGGGCCGTTTCCGTCAGAACCTGCTGGGCAAGCGTGTGGACTACTCCGGCCGCAGCGTTATCGTGGTAGGCCCCGAGCTGAAGATTTACCAGTGCGGCGTGCCCAAGGAGATGGCCGTGGAGCTGTTCCGCCCCTTCATTATGAAGAAGCTGGTGGAGGACGGCGTGGCCAATAACATCAAGTCCGCCAAGAAGATGGTGGATAAGGGTGTCACCGAGGTGTGGGATGCCCTGGATGTGATCATCAAGGACCACCCCGTCATGCTCAACCGCGCCCCCACCCTGCACCGCCTGGGCATCCAGGCCTTCGAGCCGGTGCTGGTGGATGGCCGCGCTCTGAAGCTGCACCCCCTGAACTGCACCGCCTTCAACGCCGACTTCGACGGCGACCAGATGGCCATCCATGTGCCCCTGTCCGCCGAGGCCCAGGCCGAGGCCCGGCTGCTGATGCTCTCGGCCAATAACCTCCTGCGTCCCCAGGACGGCGGCCCCGTCACCGTGCCTACCCAGGATATGGTGCTGGGCTCCTACTACCTGACCATTGAGCGCTTTGAAAACGGCATGAGCCAGCTGGAAAACGACGAGTTCTGGCCCGAGAATATCGACTTCTCCCTGGCCGGTAAGAGCTACGATGAGCTCACCGACGAGGAAAAGTCCCATAACCCCCTGAATATCTACCGCAATGAGGATGAGGTGCTCATGGCCTATAATGAGCATATCATCGGTATCCACCAGCCCGTTTGGGTCCGTGTGGAGAAGGAGCTGGACGGCGTCAAGACCGCCCATGTGGTCCGGGGCTCCGCAGGCCGCATCATCTTCAACCGCAACATTCCCCAGAACCTGGGCTTCGTAAAGCGGCTGAATGAGGACGGCACCCCCACCGACAAGTTCTTCGACTACGAGATCACCGAGATCTGCGGCAAGAAGCTCCTGGGTAAGATCGTGGACCGCACCATCAAGCAGTACGGCTTCACCGTAGCCGCCGAGGTGCTGGATAATATCAAGGCCACCGGCTATAAGTATTCTACCCGCGCCTCCATCACCATCTCCATCGCCGACATGACCGTGCCTGAGAAGAAGTACCAGCTCATTGCCGAGACCGAGCAGCGGGTGGTGGACATCGAGGACCAGTACAACATGGGCTTCATCACCGATGAAGAGCGCTATAAGCTGGTGGTCCGCGAGTGGGAAAAGACCACCGCCGATGTTACCGATGCCCTCACCGCCAGCCTGGATAAGTATAACCCCATCTTTATGATGGCCGACTCCGGCGCCCGCGGCAGCATGAAGCAGATCCGTCAGCTCACCGGTATGCGCGGCCTGATGGCCAACACCGCCGGTAAGACCATTGAGATCCCCATCAAGGCCAACTTCCGGGAGGGTATGTCCGTGCTGGACTACTTTACCTCCTCCCGCGGCGCTCGTAAGGGCCTGGCCGATACCGCTCTGCGTACCGCCGACTCCGGCTACCTGACCCGCCGCATGGTGGATGTGTGCCAGGATGTCATCATCCGCGAGGATGACTGCGGCGTGGATAAGGGCATCGTTGTCTCCGAGATCGAGGAAAACGGTCAGGTCATTGAGAAGTTCTCCGAGCGTCTGAAGGGCCGCTTCCCCGTCCGGGATATCCTGAAGCCCGGCACCGATGAGGTGCTGATCTCCAAGGATCACATGATGACCGAGGACGATGCCGCCCTGCTGGAGAAGTTCGATATTCACTCCGCCGAGATCCGCACCGTGCTGACCTGCAAGGCCCACAGCGGTATCTGCGCCAAGTGCTACGGCATGAACCTGGCCACCTCCAAGCCCGTTGCCCCCGGCGAAGCCGTGGGTATCATCGCGGCCCAGTCCATCGGTGAGCCCGGTACTCAGCTGACCATGCGTACCTTCCACACCGGCGGCGTGGCCGGCGGCGACATCACCCAGGGTCTTCCCCGAGTGGAGGAGCTGTTTGAGGCCCGTAAGCCCAAGAAGATGGCGACCCTGTCTGAAATCGCCGGTAAGGTCCGCTTTGAGGATGCCGCCAAGGGCAGCCTCCTGAACATCATTGTCACCGCCGATGACGGGGATACCCGCACCTATTCCATGCCCCACACGGGCTTGCAGGTACGGGATGGCGATGTTATCGAAAAGGGCAAGCAGCTCCAGGACGGCGCTCTGAACCCCCACGATGTGCTGCGTATCCGCGGTGCGTCTGCCGTGCATAACTACCTCATCCAGGAGGTTCTGAAGGTGTACCGTCAGCAGGGCGTGGACATCAATGATAAGCACATTGAGGTCATCGTCCGTCAGATGATGCGCAAGGTCCGGGTGGAGGAGGCCGGTGATACGAACCTGCTCTCCGGCGCCATGGCCGATGTCCTGGAGGTGGAGCTCGAGAACGCCAAGCTTCGCGACCGCATCGCCGCCGGCGAGGTGAACGCCGAAACCGGCGAGCCCCTGAAGGAAGCCACCTATACCCAGCTCCTTATGGGTATCACCAAGGCCTCCCTGGCCACGGATTCCTTCCTCTCCGCCGCCTCCTTCCAGGAGACCACCAAGGTCCTCACCGAGGCCGCCATCAAGGGTAAGGTAGACCACCTGGTGGGTCTGAAGGAAAATGTCATCATCGGCAAGCTGATTCCCGCCGGCGCAGGTCTGGGTGCCTACCGCCACTTTGCCGAGGAGCTGGTCCCCGAAAAGGAAGAGCCTGCCCACGAGGTGCAGATCATCTCCAACGCTGTGGCTGCCGCCCATACGGAGGACTGA
- the rpoB gene encoding DNA-directed RNA polymerase subunit beta: MAKDKYYGKTLRKNFARHEEVMAMPNLLEIQKKSYQWFLETGLHEVFEDVASISDYAGNLELSFIDFSMNEQPKYDEEECKSRDATYAAPMKVSVRLHNKETGEIKEQEIFMGDFPLMTHSGTFVINGAERVVVSQIVRSPGIYYGKEVDLKTDLPLLTATVIPYRGAWLEYETDASEVFWVRIDKNRKLPITCLIRALGLKTDSEILDRFGDDQRIVATLEKDGCKSYEEAMLEIYRKLRPGEPPTLDSAETLLNNLFFDPRRYDLSIVGRYKFNKKLTLWAIARDRQLALPVADPATGEILFDEGHVLTGKECRELDAIGVAEVSVRADDGSTVRIFTNRMCDMSRYVDFDPKAQCGIKERVRFDILQDLLGQYQGQELIDQCRLHADQLVPKHIIVDDILASINYMNALAHGLVTKDDIDHLGNRRLRCVGELLQNQFRIGFSRMERVIRERMTIQDLDVVTPQSLINIRPVTAAIKEFFGSSPLSQFMDQTNPLAELTHKRRLSALGPGGLSRERANMEVRDVHYSHYGRMCPIETPEGPNIGLISYLATYARVNEYGFIEAPFRMVDHATGKVTDEIHYMTADVEDQYVVCQAAEPVDEEGRLTGKRITCRHRDEIIQVEPQYVDYMDISPRMMVSIATAMIPFLPNDDANRALMGANMQRQAVPLLKPHAPIVGTGMEHKICLDSEVAVLAEGDGVVTKVDARAISVRYDSGETKEYKLIKFLRSNHGTCINQKPIVSVGERVHGGEDPTVLADGPATEQGEIALGQNILVGFMTWEGYNYEDAVLLNERLVKEDLYTSIHIEEYEIDARDTKLGPEEITRDIPNVGEDALKDLDERGIIRVGAEVHAGDILVGKVTPKGETDLTAEERLLRAIFGEKAREVRDTSLKVPHGESGIIVDAKVFTRENGDELGPGVNEVVRVYIAQRRKIQVGDKMAGRHGNKGVVSRVLPQEDMPFLPDGTPLDIVLNPLGVPSRMNIGQVLEVHLGYAAKTLGWKVATPIFDGATDKDITAALEQAGLDPEGKSWLYDGRTGERFDNKVTVGYVYFLKLHHLVDDKIHARSTGPYSLVTQQPLGGKAQFGGQRFGEMEVWALEAYGASYTLQEILTVKSDDVTGRVRTYEAIVKGHNVPTPGVPESFKVLVKELQSLCLDIQVLDENGNEIELKEDEDALDTFNLARMDADDDRQSRYADESELADAGYEEVDDEEVDASYNDIGDDDEY, encoded by the coding sequence ATGGCCAAGGACAAGTATTACGGCAAAACCCTGCGCAAGAATTTTGCCAGACACGAAGAGGTCATGGCGATGCCCAACCTGCTGGAGATCCAGAAGAAAAGCTATCAGTGGTTCCTGGAGACGGGCCTGCATGAGGTGTTTGAGGATGTAGCATCCATCAGCGACTATGCCGGGAACCTGGAGCTGAGCTTCATCGACTTCAGCATGAACGAGCAGCCCAAGTACGATGAAGAGGAGTGCAAGTCCCGGGACGCCACCTATGCGGCCCCCATGAAGGTCAGCGTGCGTCTGCACAATAAGGAGACGGGCGAAATCAAGGAGCAGGAGATCTTCATGGGCGATTTCCCCCTGATGACCCACTCCGGCACCTTCGTTATCAACGGTGCCGAGCGCGTGGTGGTCAGCCAGATCGTCCGCTCCCCCGGCATCTACTACGGCAAGGAGGTGGACCTGAAGACCGATCTGCCCCTGCTGACGGCCACGGTCATCCCCTATCGCGGTGCCTGGCTGGAGTATGAGACCGATGCCAGCGAGGTTTTCTGGGTCCGTATCGACAAAAACCGCAAGCTCCCCATCACCTGCCTGATCCGTGCCCTGGGTCTCAAGACCGACAGCGAGATCCTCGACCGCTTCGGTGATGACCAGCGCATCGTGGCCACCCTGGAAAAGGACGGCTGCAAGTCCTACGAGGAGGCCATGCTGGAGATCTACCGCAAGCTCCGCCCCGGCGAGCCCCCTACCCTGGACTCCGCCGAGACCCTGCTCAATAACCTGTTCTTCGATCCCCGGCGCTACGATCTGAGCATCGTGGGCCGCTATAAGTTCAATAAGAAGCTCACCCTTTGGGCCATTGCCCGGGATCGCCAGCTGGCCCTGCCCGTGGCGGACCCCGCCACCGGCGAAATTCTCTTTGACGAGGGCCATGTCCTCACCGGCAAGGAGTGCCGGGAGCTGGACGCCATCGGCGTAGCCGAGGTCTCCGTCCGTGCCGACGACGGCTCCACCGTCCGCATTTTCACCAACCGTATGTGCGACATGAGCCGCTATGTGGACTTTGACCCCAAGGCCCAGTGCGGCATCAAGGAGCGTGTCCGCTTCGATATTCTCCAGGACCTGCTGGGCCAGTACCAGGGTCAGGAGCTCATCGACCAGTGCCGTCTCCATGCCGACCAGCTGGTTCCCAAGCACATCATCGTAGACGACATTCTCGCCTCCATCAACTATATGAACGCCCTGGCCCACGGCCTGGTCACCAAGGACGACATCGACCATCTGGGCAACCGCCGTCTGCGCTGCGTGGGCGAGCTGCTGCAAAACCAGTTCCGCATCGGCTTTAGCCGCATGGAGCGTGTCATCCGCGAGCGCATGACCATCCAGGACCTGGATGTGGTCACCCCCCAGAGCCTTATCAATATCCGGCCCGTCACCGCGGCCATCAAGGAGTTCTTCGGCTCCAGCCCCCTGAGCCAGTTCATGGACCAGACCAACCCCCTGGCGGAGCTGACCCATAAGCGGCGTCTGTCCGCCCTGGGCCCCGGCGGTCTGAGCCGTGAGCGTGCCAACATGGAGGTCCGCGATGTCCACTACTCCCACTATGGCCGTATGTGCCCCATCGAGACCCCCGAAGGTCCCAACATCGGCCTGATCTCCTACCTGGCCACCTATGCCCGGGTCAATGAGTACGGCTTCATCGAGGCCCCCTTCCGCATGGTGGACCATGCCACCGGCAAGGTCACCGACGAAATCCATTACATGACCGCCGATGTGGAGGATCAGTATGTGGTCTGCCAGGCTGCCGAGCCGGTAGACGAGGAGGGCCGCCTCACCGGCAAGCGTATCACCTGCCGTCACCGGGACGAAATCATTCAGGTGGAGCCCCAGTATGTGGACTATATGGACATCTCTCCCCGTATGATGGTGTCCATCGCCACCGCCATGATCCCCTTCCTCCCCAACGACGACGCTAACCGCGCCTTGATGGGCGCCAACATGCAGCGCCAGGCCGTGCCCCTGCTGAAGCCCCACGCCCCCATTGTGGGCACCGGTATGGAGCACAAGATCTGCCTGGACTCCGAGGTGGCCGTCCTGGCCGAGGGCGACGGTGTCGTTACCAAGGTAGACGCCCGAGCCATCTCCGTCCGCTACGACAGCGGCGAAACCAAGGAGTATAAGCTCATTAAGTTCCTCCGCTCCAACCACGGCACCTGCATCAACCAGAAGCCCATCGTCTCCGTAGGCGAGCGGGTCCATGGCGGTGAGGACCCCACGGTCCTGGCCGACGGTCCCGCCACCGAGCAGGGTGAGATCGCCCTGGGTCAGAACATTCTGGTGGGCTTTATGACCTGGGAGGGCTATAACTACGAGGACGCCGTGCTGCTGAACGAGCGTCTGGTGAAGGAGGACCTATATACCTCCATCCATATTGAAGAGTACGAGATCGACGCCCGGGACACCAAGCTGGGCCCCGAGGAAATCACCCGGGACATCCCCAATGTAGGTGAGGATGCTCTGAAGGATCTGGACGAGCGCGGCATCATCCGCGTAGGTGCCGAGGTCCACGCCGGGGACATCCTGGTGGGTAAGGTTACCCCCAAGGGTGAGACCGACCTCACCGCCGAGGAGCGGCTCCTGCGGGCCATCTTCGGTGAAAAGGCCCGGGAAGTCCGTGACACCTCTCTGAAGGTACCCCACGGCGAGAGCGGCATCATCGTAGACGCCAAGGTGTTCACCCGTGAAAACGGCGATGAGCTGGGCCCCGGTGTCAACGAGGTGGTCCGTGTCTATATCGCCCAGCGCCGCAAGATCCAGGTGGGCGACAAGATGGCCGGCCGCCACGGTAATAAGGGCGTTGTCTCCCGGGTCCTGCCCCAGGAGGATATGCCCTTCCTGCCCGACGGCACGCCTCTGGACATCGTTCTGAACCCCCTGGGCGTTCCCTCCCGTATGAATATCGGTCAGGTGCTGGAGGTCCATCTGGGCTACGCCGCCAAGACCCTGGGCTGGAAGGTGGCCACCCCCATTTTCGACGGTGCCACCGATAAGGACATTACCGCCGCCCTGGAGCAGGCGGGCCTTGATCCCGAGGGCAAGAGCTGGCTTTATGACGGCCGCACCGGCGAGCGCTTCGATAATAAGGTCACCGTAGGCTATGTCTACTTCCTGAAGCTCCACCACCTGGTGGACGATAAGATCCACGCCCGCTCCACCGGCCCCTACTCCCTGGTCACCCAGCAGCCTCTGGGCGGCAAGGCCCAGTTCGGCGGCCAGCGCTTCGGTGAGATGGAGGTTTGGGCCCTGGAGGCTTACGGCGCCAGCTACACCCTGCAGGAGATCCTCACCGTGAAGTCCGACGATGTCACCGGCCGTGTGCGCACCTATGAGGCCATCGTCAAGGGTCACAATGTGCCCACCCCCGGCGTGCCCGAGTCCTTCAAGGTGCTGGTGAAGGAGCTGCAGTCCCTGTGCCTGGACATTCAGGTTCTGGACGAAAACGGCAACGAGATCGAGCTGAAGGAGGACGAGGACGCCCTGGATACCTTCAACCTGGCCCGGATGGATGCCGACGACGACCGCCAGAGCCGCTATGCCGACGAGAGCGAGCTGGCTGATGCCGGATATGAAGAGGTCGATGACGAGGAAGTTGACGCTTCCTATAACGACATCGGCGATGACGACGAGTATTAA